A stretch of the Theileria equi strain WA chromosome 1, complete sequence genome encodes the following:
- a CDS encoding eukaryotic translation initiation factor 3 subunit 6, putative (encoded by transcript BEWA_021180A) gives MELIDNHDSNNYDITSKLSPFLHPKLIIYIIDWLSSKDIYSPEKLASIKQEIETKLGASKLPDEEFSKQEAELKGHIKKFQNVLTCYKRDQLHRIGSNAEKVSISALLQWASLLPNVDINVPLDADKMILKLAKLYFDRQDYDACKFWLVYYVNTVSKYTLEGSVTKNKMHCYWGIIICNLLKTLLPATEEELIEMATQAAQPQDPDNDKDANPLEQNTPRAGVFCILKSSELLVSDEFSKDRKDLILKRSWLLHWSLFYIFKYHLYLFHKKNKGIKSFEWPQLQEYFLDDRNLSVVHLVAPHLLRYYAVYAILNRNRKDHFKVISAAISNAKSKYSDTFTSLLGALFVDFNFEAAQKHIAEIDKACSSDVLLDPLKEVIEENSRHIIFETYCRIHKSINLDLIAQKVNMSSLEAERWIVNIIRHSHVEAKIDSEKNCVEISTVPPNLYQQVIEKTQNLTLRSNMILQNFFQANVGSDGNVGGARNAEGATDRSNQSRRSHQQYGQKRNQHRFTNFTNKDFRTSEQDSLW, from the exons ATGGAGTTGATTGATAATCACGATAGTAATAACTACGACATCACGTCCAAACTCTCTCCATTCTTGCACCCAAAACTCATCATATACATAATCGACTGGCTCAGCTCAAAGGATATCTACTCTCCTGAGAAGTTGGCCTCGATAAAACAAGAGATAGAGACAAAACTCGGTGCATCAAAGCTCCCTGATGAGGAGTTCTCAAAGCAAGAAGCAGAGCTCAAAGGACACATAAAAAAGTTCCAAAATGTTCTCACATGTTACAAGAGAGACCAACTCCATAGAATAGGTTCTAATGCTGAAAAGGTCTCGATTTCAGCCCTGTTGCAATGGGCCAGTTTGCTTCCAAATGTGGACATCAACGTTCCCCTTGATGCGGACAAGATGATACTAAAATTAGCAAAACTCTATTTCGATCGCCAAGATTATGATGCTTGCAAGTTTTGGCTCGTTTATTATGTCAACACTGTCTCCAAATATACCCTAGAAG GTTCTGTGACAAAAAACAAGATGCATTGCTATTGGGGTATAATTATATGTAACTTGCTGAAGACCCTCTTGCCTGCAACTGAAGAGGAACTTATTGAGATGGCAACACAAGCCGCACAGCCACAAGACCCTGacaatgataaagatgcAAATCCACTTGAACAAAACACACCTAGAGCTGGAGTATTTTGCATCCTAAAATCCTCTGAGCTTTTGGTTTCAGATGAATTCTCCAAGGACAGGAAGGATTTAATCTTAAAAAGGAGTTGGTTATTGCACTGGTCTctattttatattttcaaatacCACCTATATTTGTTCCACAAGAAGAACAAGGGTATAAAGTCATTTGAATGGCCACAATTGcaagaatattttttggaCGATCGTAACTTGTCCGTAGTCCATCTTGTGGCACCTCATCTCTTGAGATACTATGCTGTTTATGCCATCCTCAATAGAAACAGAAAGGATCATTTCAAGGTCATTAGTGCGGCTATTTCAAACGCAAAATCAAAGTATTCTGATACATTCACATCGCTTCTGGGAGCCCTTTTCGTCGATTTTAATTTCGAGGCTGCTCAAAAACATATCGCTGAGATTGATAAG GCATGCAGTTCCGACGTTTTGCTTGACCCACTTAAAGAGGTCATTGAGGAAAACTCTCGTCACATTATTTTCGAAACATACTGTCGTATACACAAATCGATCAATCTAGACTTGATTGCGCAGAAGGTCAATATGAGTTCTCTGGAGGCTGAGCGCTGGATCGTGAATATTATAAGACACTCTCATGTGGAAGCAAAGATCGACAGCGAGAAAAACTGTGTGGAGATATCTACAGTTCCTCCAAACTTGTATCAACAAGTCATTGAGAAGACACAAAACCTGACGCTACGCTCAAACATGATACTCCAAAACTTCTTCCAGGCAAATGTGGGTTCAGATGGTAATGTTGGAGGCGCTCGCAATGCTGAAGGTGCAACAGACAGAAGCAACCAATCCAGGAGATCGCATCAACAGTACGGCCAAAAGAGGAATCAGCATCGCTTTACTAACTTTACTAACAAGGATTTTAGAACAAGTGAACAGGATTCTCTGTGGTAa
- a CDS encoding U1/2 small nuclear ribonucleoprotein, putative (encoded by transcript BEWA_021190A), with the protein MAAFQPHDIVPSQTLYVTNLDDQIHVRELVKLLYELFCPYGYIIDIVARKTKTLRGQAFIVFSEITSATAALKGLNGRSILAKKIKIVYSKNKSYKAMKPSDYYRIGKISKLQAKPVISSTTEDKPAEASSKESHTLFVENIPPDINKDGVELLFNQYPGFKGCRFIEGRCVAFIDFALVSQAEAALQGLQGFRMSHNHALHISFAK; encoded by the exons ATGGCGGCTTTTCAGCCTCATGACATTGTGCCTAGCCAGACACTATACGTTACTAATCTGGACGATCAGATTCATGTAAGGGAATTGGTTAAGCTTCTATATGAGCTCTTTTGCCCATATGGATATATTATAGACATTGTTGCCCGCAAGACAAAGACCCTTAGGGGACAGGCTTTTATTGTCTTTAG CGAAATAACAAGTGCTACTGCAGCACTAAAGGGCCTGAACGGTCGAAGCATTTTGGCAaaaaaaataaagattGTTTATTCAAAAAACAAATCATACAAGGCTATGAAACCATCGGATTACTACAGGATTGgcaaaatttcaaagttGCAAGCCAAACCAGTTATTAGTTCCACAACTGAAGACAAACCGGCAGAAGCGTCTTCCAAGGAATCACATACACTATTCGTGGAGAACATCCCTCCAGACATCAACAAGGATGGTGTTGAACTCTTGTTTAATCAATACCCCGGGTTCAAAGGCTGTAGATTTATAGAGGGGAGATGCGTCGCCTTTATTGATTTTGCTCTAGTATCGCAAGCGGAAGCCGCTCTTCAAGGCCTGCAGGGTTTCAGGATGTCACACAATCACGCTCTGCACATATCATTTGCTAAATAG
- a CDS encoding protein kinase domain containing protein (encoded by transcript BEWA_021200A) translates to MFKALKQMFSPKKKRPASAPKLVFKNRPKLSIESFKFIKTLGTGGFGRVFLAVPNEGLHIPSPCAIKRLKKHPLIVQKQIDHVLSEKRLLGSVNHPFIVNMIGTFKDDYYLFIVMQYVRGGDFFSFLRKTDRLKSEDAMFYAAQVTLMFEYLHSNRIIYRDLKPENLLLDSSGYLLLTDFGFAKVVEFRTYTLCGTPEYIAPEILLNKGHGKAVDWWTMGILIYEMLVGYPPFYDEDPISIYKKILECRLSFPVFYNSNAKELTQNLLAFDPSKRFGNLHKGVDDVKGSAWFHGVDFDKLLHRGIKPPHVPVSCLHHIIRLQKYDDDSSANYPESVEKPKAVVGNADPFVNW, encoded by the exons ATGTTTAAGGCCTTAAAACAGATGTTTTCTCCAAAGAAAAAGAGGCCGGCATCTGCTCCAAAGCTAGTATTTAAGAACAGACCAAAGCTATCTATAGAAtcttttaaatttataaaaacaCTCGGAACTG GTGGTTTTGGCCGCGTATTTTTGGCTGTTCCAAATGAAGGCTTACACATACCGAGCCCATGCGCAATCAAGAGACTAAAGAAACACCCCTTGATAGTCCAGAAGCAGATAGATCACGTGCTTTCTGAGAAGCGTTTACTCGGTTCAGTTAATCATCCGTTTATCGTGAATATGATTGGCACATTTAAAGATGACTATTACCTCTTTATTGTGATGCAATACGTTCGTGGCGGTGACTTTTTTTCGTTCTTGAGAAAGACTGACCGTCTTAAAAGCGAAGACGCAATGTTTTATGCAGCACAGGTTACGCTTATGTTCGAATATCTCCATTCTAATCGTATAATTTATCGTGATTTAAAGCCAGAAAATTTGCTATTGGATAGCAGTGGATACCTTCTCTTGACAGATTTCGGATTTGCCAAAGTTGTAGAGTTCAGGACATATACGCTTTGTGGTACTCCTGAATATATTGCACCAGAAATTTTACTCAACAAGGGCCACGGAAAGGCTGTAGATTGGTGGACAATGGGTATTTTGATTTATGAAATGCTCGTTGGATACCCTCCGTTCTATGACGAGGACCCTATTTCTATATACAAGAAGATTTTAGAATGTAGATTATCTTTTCCCGTTTTTTATAATAG CAACGCCAAAGAACTCACTCAAAATCTGTTGGCGTTCGATCCTTCAAAGAGGTTCGGTAATTTGCACAAGGGGGTAGATGATGTAAAGGGCAGTGCCTGGTTCCATGGAGTGGACTTTGACAAGCTCTTGCACAGAGGCATAAAACCTCCACACGTTCCGGTAAGTTGTCTACATCACATAATACGTTTGCAGAAATATGACGACGATAGCTCTGCCAACTACCCAGAATCAGTCGAAAAGCCAAAGGCAGTTGTTGGAAACGCGGATCCCTTTGTTAATTGGTGA
- a CDS encoding hypothetical protein (encoded by transcript BEWA_021210A) yields MGSASDEKIAVDTIFVNRLDSSEFSSKLVPIHVEGGNEHISGSSKVEFAGSVSASDSATILRAGSKFTKWLSQSLLLKQIEAADKRVGFSNRQSQDSLDFMIPEEIGTDAATEQVDDSANVMSAIVKDSINSVFFANDGSNNPVISHIFDHSEDRPVSTELLSQMESFKEDFLELANKYYDAFLLKKALLTVLFNHYGGNMVDGYMTLKEYLHMITYHDIFSNVTMAKFVFDAMDRKRSSMIVLNDFIAGMLACSPDASDELALAYGKLRLQHIFRAYDLERRGLLDKETLNVMVNHLEHLSSGGRVGTGFSSENELGIQKPIDMHENVSSDLNETGMDYDSFYSQVASGTIKNTKLLLRSKQDLAKSLVGFFQQVLDKPVCTPVKGLAETRLKPVETVTRPSSEPSASMSKLSLWNSFGTPTRSNSTMEKRVLDLENDDTLFTTRTSESNKINNASSNLYNFPGLNMNKAWSRTPTVNIRENTVRSLGMNCFSESEDDIQKDVLNINDSCIYNEQSVSNYDTHADVEIPSVVEEEISLESTREVTDPEPSQHLHTLEKNDFLDEKINELVKNYRHKYLGFSANEVDDTIALKVFKKFYKKMFESGESFSVDIHFDWCTYTDLLKLCDSTCNLLKKEDSLLKLNGSVQIYGSINADIISLGKMFNTYGWPLHQCNNDQSSPMGEPVISIFVGNFTSDTRVFSLEFLTFLFSLKILFPRHVYFLRSGKDNRLYNNKNGFYNEIYNTLSGNVHSLNFPSEESLILQNARELFHRINDVFEFISIAAIISDKVLCLYGTISSELNRVDELFVPKPIVIFSREVSGKIYYYHNNVHVNEALFGSIQDDELVTSLKKAGIKMLISCDENLRSGYEYSHNSTVLRISTKFKDDTVSTLVLVRSDKGEILINHKSIRVNCLQE; encoded by the coding sequence ATGGGATCTGCGTCTGACGAGAAGATTGCAGTGGACACAATTTTTGTAAATCGGCTGGATTCATCAGAGTTTTCTTCAAAGCTCGTGCCAATACATGTTGAAGGGGGAAATGAGCATATTTCTGGATCGAGCAAGGTTGAATTTGCTGGTTCAGTATCAGCCAGCGATAGTGCAACTATCCTCAGGGCGGGAAGCAAGTTCACAAAATGGCTTTCACAGAGCTTATTGCTAAAGCAGATTGAGGCAGCGGACAAACGAGTGGGATTTTCTAACAGACAGTCGCAGGACTCATTAGATTTTATGATTCCAGAAGAGATTGGTACTGATGCAGCAACAGAACAAGTTGATGATTCAGCTAATGTTATGTCTGCTATTGTAAAGGATAGCATAAATTCCGTGTTTTTTGCAAATGATGGCTCGAATAACCCTGTAATTTCCCATATATTTGATCATTCTGAAGATAGACCTGTGTCTACAGAGCTCTTGTCACAGATGGAGTCATTTAAAGAGGACTTTTTGGAGCTAGCTAACAAATATTACGACGCATTTTTACTGAAAAAGGCACTTTTGACTGTATTATTCAATCACTATGGAGGTAATATGGTCGATGGATATATGACACTAAAAGAGTATCTACACATGATAACTTACCACGATATTTTCTCAAATGTTACCATGGCGAAATTTGTATTCGATGCCATGGATAGAAAACGCAGCTCAATGATTGTATTGAATGATTTTATTGCAGGTATGCTCGCATGCTCTCCGGATGCCTCTGATGAATTGGCCCTTGCGTATGGAAAGCTAAGATTACAACATATTTTTAGAGCTTACGACTTGGAACGAAGAGGTTTGTTAGATAAGGAAACTCTTAATGTCATGGTAAATCACCTGGAGCATTTGTCCAGTGGAGGCAGAGTTGGTACCGGATTTTCAAGTGAAAATGAACTTGGGATACAAAAACCCATAGACATGCATGAAAATGTTTCTAGTGATTTGAATGAAACTGGAATGGATTACGATTCATTTTACTCCCAAGTAGCATCAGGCACAATCAAGAATACCAAGTTACTGCTTAGATCAAAACAGGATTTGGCAAAATCACTTGTTGGTTTCTTTCAACAAGTACTTGACAAACCGGTTTGTACACCCGTTAAAGGGCTTGCTGAAACAAGACTTAAGCCCGTTGAAACCGTAACTAGACCGAGCTCTGAGCCAAGCGCATCCATGTCCAAACTATCGCTTTGGAATTCATTTGGTACTCCTACAAGATCTAATTCCACCATGGAAAAGCGTGTCTtagatttggaaaatgatgatactCTATTTACCACACGTACCAGCGAATCAAATAAAATTAACAACGCATCTTCTAATTTGTACAATTTTCCCGGATTAAATATGAACAAGGCATGGTCTAGAACACCCACTGTGAATATACGTGAAAATACTGTAAGGAGCTTAGGAATGAACTGCTTTTCAGAAagtgaagatgatatacaaaaggatgttttaaatataaacgATTCCTGTATATACAATGAACAATCTGTGAGCAATTACGATACTCATGCAGATGTGGAGATCCCCAGTGTTGTTGAGGAAGAAATAAGTCTTGAGAGCACCAGGGAAGTAACGGATCCTGAGCCCTCGCAGCATTTACACACTCTGGAGAAGAATGATTTTCTGGATGAAAAGATAAATGAGTTGGTGAAGAATTATAGACACAAGTATCTTGGTTTTAGTGCCAATGAAGTTGATGATACTATTGCATTAAAAGTGTTTAAgaaattttacaaaaaaaTGTTCGAGTCAGGTGAATCATTTAGTGTTGATATACACTTTGATTGGTGTACATATACCGACCTTTTAAAGCTCTGTGATTCAACTTGCAATTTGTTAAAGAAGGAGGACTCGTTATTGAAACTTAATGGATCTGTGCAAATTTATGGATCCATAAATGCAGACATTATATCATTGGgtaaaatgtttaataCATATGGGTGGCCATTACATCAATGTAATAATGACCAATCCAGTCCCATGGGGGAGCCTGTAATTTCTATATTTGTTGGAAATTTTACTTCAGATACGAGAGTATTCTCTCTAGAGTTCTTAacctttttattttctctaAAGATTCTGTTTCCACGGCATGTATACTTTTTGCGTAGTGGGAAGGATAACAGATTGTACaataataaaaatggattTTATAACGAAATTTATAACACACTTAGTGGGAATGTTCATTCACTCAACTTTCCAAGTGAGGAATCATTGATCTTGCAAAATGCACGAGAGTTGTTTCACAGGATAAACGACGTTTTCGAATTCATTTCTATTGCTGCTATTATATCTGACAAAGTGTTATGCTTATATGGTACAATTTCTAGTGAGTTAAATAGAGTGGATGAACTCTTTGTGCCAAAACCCATTGTAATATTCAGTAGAGAAGTTTCAGGAAAAATTTATTATTATCACAACAACGTACACGTTAATGAGGCTCTATTTGGCAGCATACAAGATGATGAACTTGTTACTAGTCTAAAAAAAGCCGGAATAAAGATGCTCATATCGTGTGACGAAAATCTTCGCAGTGGTTATGAATATAGCCACAACTCCACTGTCTTGAGGATCTCcacaaaatttaaagaCGATACCGTTTCTACTTTGGTGCTTGTGCGATCAGATAAGGGAGAAATTCTTATAAACCACAAGTCTATAAGGGTTAATTGCCTACAAGAATAA
- a CDS encoding spliceosome associated protein, putative (encoded by transcript BEWA_021150A) — MAARHLDLLSLYDRNQEATLYVGNVDMQVDEELLWELFIQAGVVKNIHIPRDKVTGQHQGYGFVEFETEDDADYAVRILNFVKLYNKPLRLNKASRDKENIEVGANLFIGNVDEEVDEKLLHDTFSAFGNVLLTKIVRDIDSAGRNAYAFVSYDSFEASDAALAAMNGQFLCNKPIHVSYAYKKDTKGERHGSAAERLIAANRPADATSQTGTSQYGSQMPTPMAYPSPIAMPTQGVPVAPAVGVPHLSQDVPFLHNMQQNVYQPGVVHPSMLPQANVGSLPMSMPPLPGAATLPTIPQNMPPPPPIYKSV; from the exons ATGGCAGCAAGACACCTTGATCTTCTTTCTTTGTATGATCGCAACCAGGAAGCGACTCTATATGTCG GCAATGTCGATATGCAAgttgatgaagaattgCTCTGGGAGCTTTTTATACAGGCTGGAGTCGTCAAGAATATTCACATTCCCAGAGATAAAGTCACTGGGCAACACCAGG GTTACGGATTTGTCGAGTTTGAGACAGAAGATGACGCGGACTACGCCGTCAGAATTctaaactttgtaaagCTGTACAACAAACCACTGAGGCTCAACAAGGCATCTAGAGATAAGGAAAACATTGAG GTTGGAGCGAATCTCTTTATTGGTAACgtagatgaagaagttgaTGAAAAGCTACTGCACGACACATTCTCCgcatttggaaatgttcTACTAACAAAG ATTGTAAGAGACATCGATTCGGCAGGAAGAAATGCCTACGCTTTTGTCTCCTATGATAGTTTTGAAGCGAGCGATGCTGCCCTTGCTGCAATGAATGGGCAGTTTTTGTGTAACAAACCGATACATGTTTCTTATGCATACAAAAAGGATACCAAGG GTGAACGCCATGGAAGTGCAGCTGAAAGACTTATAGCGGCGAATAGGCCGGCTGATGCCACAAGTCAGACTGGAACATCGCAATACGGTTCACAAATGCCAACTCCCATGGCATATCCGTCTCCAATCGCAATGCCTACTCAGGGTGTACCAGTTGCTCCGGCTGTGG GTGTCCCCCATCTGAGTCAAGATGTGCCATTTTTGCACAACATGCAACAAAACGTCTATCAGCCTGGTGTTGTACATCCGTCCATGTTGCCACAGGCAAATGTTGGATCGCTACCCATGTCAATGCCACCATTACCGGGTGCTGCGACTCTACCAACTATACCCCAAAACATGCCTCCACCGCCACCAATTTATAAGAGTGTGTGA
- a CDS encoding hypothetical protein (encoded by transcript BEWA_021230A), whose protein sequence is MDDDELRSKSKLERDITEQSVRIDEILDRDELQTPSDPKFLLKVNFLADSSAKYNTNFQKDEFVNRDLDLPLLQPSVRDPERRICKPDGMLIGPDHPFFNEEIRSARSRNPPNVRYDVIGPFGNEPDPDLDLYPLLQRSGTTRNPPNPFDGPGFNFMDRNPFPKF, encoded by the exons ATGGATGATGACGAATTAAGGTCTAAAAGTAAGCTAGAGCGTGATATAACGGAACAATCGGTGCGCATTGACGAAATACTCGACAGGGACGAGCTTCAGACTCCAAGTGATCCGAAATTTCTCCTCAAGGTAAATTTCCTCGCAGATTCTTCCGCAAAATACAATACAAATTTTCAGAAAGATGAATTTGTAAACAGAGATCTAGACCTTCCTCTGTTGCAGCCGAGCGTCAGAG ACCCAGAAAGGCGCATATGTAAACCAGATGGTATGCTTATAGGTCCGGATCATCCATTTTTTAATGAAGAAATTCGTTCTGCTAG ATCAAGAAATCCACCAAATGTAAGATATGACGTGATTGGTCCATTTGGTAACGAACCGGATCCGGATTTGGATCTTTACCCCTTGCTACAGAGATCTGGAACCACTCGGAACCCTCCAAACCCCTTTGATGGCCCAGGATTCAATTTTATGGATCGCAATCCCTTCCctaaattttaa
- a CDS encoding hypothetical protein (encoded by transcript BEWA_021160A), whose product MKTTIINEGDDNDAQEDVVSLYMHQYRYYFNELERLGRLNAARHELEGDNQYCGNTKAGAKPLSGIRGLYFSKGSWRVKYLDDQGEVITCYFNYNDPKLLIAGFKVAYSFLKKVIEYKRQVNKDDGLVLEELSNEELLELDNRKKKRDLLLMEQKNAPTLRERNTPSVSSGWATSFSTEYSTGYLDEQANLPKIKRNRGRPRIDREYVTPPDEYLWNSENFFDWGQTAVAKRAPVKKPRRLSRFQEKFESYMHHSTHDLIDDMITQGMQERMSPQDAQNTRYKTHRERKTSDSNVAIKGKGYEPRSKCVDDESEYVESTDEEKDEFHNSSSSNEKSASSSSEKSKEESADSHSETNVCPSKPSETFEDPFTVAKLYKFDNCLKK is encoded by the exons ATGAAGACGACGATTATTAATGAAGGAGATGATAATGATGCTCAGGAAGACGTTGTTAGTCTCTACATGCATCAGTATAGGTATTATTTCAATGAGTTGGAAAGGCTGGGAAGGCTCAATGCGGCCAGACATGAATTAGAAGGTGATAACCAGTACTGTGGTAATACAAAAGCTGGAGCCAAACCTCTGAGTGGAATCAGAGGACTTTATTTTTCCAAGGGATCCTGGAGAGTAAAGTACCTGGATGACCAAGGTGAAGTAATTACATGTTACTTTAACTACAATGACCCCAAACTACTAATCGCAGGATTTAAAGTTGCCTATTCATTTCTCAAAAAGGTTATAGAGTACAAGAGACAGGTAAACAAGGATGACGGTCTTGTCCTAGAAGAGCTCAGCAATGAAGAACTTCTGGAATTGGATAATAGaaaaaagaagagagatTTGCTACTAATGGAGCAAAAGAATGCACCAACTCTTCGGGAACGAAATACTCCATCTGTGAGCAGTGGATGGGCTACATCATTTTCCACAGAGTACAGTACAGGCTATCTAGACGAGCAGGCGAATCTTCCGAAAATAAAGCGGAATCGTGGACGTCCTAGAATAGATAGAGAATATGTCACTCCACCGGACGAGTACCTCTGGAACTCGGAAAATTTCTTTGACTGGGGACAGACCGCTGTAGCTAAAAGGGCTCCAGTGAAAAAACCTAGAAGACTCAGCCGCTTCCAAGAAAAATTTGAATCTTACATGCATCATAGTACCCACGACCTAATTGATGATATGATTACTCAAGGAATGCAGGAACGGATGTCTCCACAAGATGCTCAGAATACGCGATATAAAACACACAGAGAACGAAAAACTAGTGACTCAAACGTTGCTATTAAAGGTAAGGGATATGAGCCAAGGtcaaaatgtgtagatgaTGAGAGTGAATATGTAGAGAGCACTGATGAGGAAAAGGACGAATTTCACAACAGTTCTAGTAGCAAC GAAAAGAGTGCAAGTAGCTCGTCTGAAAAGTCGAAGGAGGAAAGCGCTGATTCTCATTCTGAAACCAATGTGTGTCCATCAAAACCATCTGAGACTTTTGAGGATCCATTTACAGTTGCCAAGCTATACAAGTTTGACAATTGCCTTAAAAAGTAG
- a CDS encoding tRNA-pseudouridine synthase, putative (encoded by transcript BEWA_021220A) produces the protein MILPIRSICYVFILLNVLYNGKVVSYNKITPFNSPINGFLNIYKPRGLRSGEIVTIVKNIILRDLNLNLKVGHGGTLDAFAEGILALGIGDATKGLGYFLKGCKEYYCTAEFGYETDTNDPRGEIVHTAPWDHITPEMLDKVINKMHGQQKQTAPAFSAKKIDGVALYRYARQKMPVPSVTKTIYVHSINRENLHEDLPKFTIRVRCSSGTYVRAIIKDIGIKLNSRATPLSLIRTKKCHLNVEDSISLYGLTGRDILAYLQPLPDVPTHLV, from the exons ATGATTCTTCCAATCCGATCGATATGTTACGTATTTATATTACTAAATGTATTATACAATGGTAAAGTGGTATcatataataaaataacACCTTTTAACTCACCAATAAACGGCTTTTTGAACATTTATAAGCCTAGAGGACTCAGATCTGGTGAGATTGTAACAATAGTAAAGAATATAATACTCAGAGACCT GAATCTAAACCTCAAGGTTGGACATGGCGGAACTTTGGATGCATTTGCTGAAG GTATATTGGCATTAGGCATAGGAGATGCCACAAAGGGATTAGGATATTTTCTAAAGG GATGTAAGGAGTATTACTGTACTGCGGAGTTTGGATATGAAACAGATACAAACGATCCAAGG GGTGAAATCGTGCACACTGCTCCATGGGATCATATTACTCCAGAGATGCTTGATAAAGTCATAAACAAAATGCATGGACAACAGAAACAAACTGCGCCGGCATTTTCAG CCAAAAAGATAGATGGAGTAGCCTTGTATCGATATGCAAGGCAAAAAATGCCAGTTCCTTCTGTCACGAAAACTATTTACGTACACTCTATTAATCGCGAGAATCTCCATGAAGAT CTACCCAAGTTCACAATTCGCGTGAGATGTTCATCTGGAACCTACGTGAGAGCCATTATTAAAGATATTGGAATTAAACTAAATTCGAGAGCAACACCCCTTTCATTG ATACGCACAAAAAAGTGTCACTTAAATGTGGAAGATTCTATTTCACTTTATGGTTTGACAGGAAGAGACATATTAGCATACCTCCAACCTCTACCGGATGTCCCAACGCATCTAGTATAA